The following proteins are encoded in a genomic region of Gimesia algae:
- a CDS encoding acyl-CoA thioesterase, protein MHRIYEYHHLVTEDEIDGLGHVNNVVYLKWLQDAAVAHSTANGWPGRRYRDLKIGWVARSHFIEYLQPAFLDQKIVVQTWISTLQKVKSLRKYRILRPADSELLVRAETSWAFVNYESLAPRRIPTEVASCFSIVPESEEPEK, encoded by the coding sequence ATGCATCGCATTTATGAATACCATCATTTAGTGACTGAAGACGAAATTGACGGATTGGGACATGTCAATAATGTGGTCTATCTGAAATGGCTGCAGGATGCTGCGGTCGCTCACTCGACAGCCAATGGCTGGCCAGGACGTCGGTATCGGGATTTGAAAATCGGCTGGGTCGCACGCAGCCATTTTATCGAATATCTGCAACCCGCATTTCTGGATCAGAAAATCGTGGTGCAGACATGGATCTCCACACTTCAGAAAGTAAAATCTCTCCGAAAATACAGGATACTCCGTCCTGCCGATTCCGAGCTGCTGGTACGTGCGGAAACAAGCTGGGCGTTTGTGAATTACGAAAGTCTCGCTCCCCGCCGTATCCCGACCGAAGTCGCTTCCTGCTTCTCCATTGTTCCTGAATCGGAAGAACCTGAGAAGTGA
- a CDS encoding ATP-binding protein, with protein sequence MTDQVYEKLGAFYLGREYDLPQDRLKEDLVLYDSKDLTTHAVCVGMTGSGKTGLCLSLLEEAAIDDIPVIAIDPKGDLGNLLLNFPDLKPADFRPWIEESEAVRKGKTPDEFASGTADLWKKGLADWQQDGARIARLRDAVDMAIYTPGSNAGLPISVLKSFDAPSEVILNNSDALRDRIMSAVSGLLALLKINADPINSREHILLSNILSNAWKAKRNLSIASLIQEIQAPPFDKIGFLNLDMFYPAKDRMQLSLQLNNLLASPGFESWMQGEALNIERLLMTKQGKPRISILSIAHLSESERMFFVTVLLNEVLAWVRSQSGTSSLRAILYMDEVYGYFPPTANPPSKTPMLTLLKQARAYGLGVVLSTQNPVDLDYKGLSNTGTWFIGRLQTERDKARVLDGLESASGTAGSQFHRQEMEAILSDLGSRVFLLHNVHEDAPVVFQTRWALSYLRGPLTRNQIKTLMDPRKQAIAESTPAPAETTLDTTAEPDLSQPPLIPVEIKQRIFTAATIAPTTSRLVYRPGLIGLAKLRYADAKSKVDLWQDVAMLLTVTGSVPESIWEAATFIPPGNLDYDAAPDSQAIFAEVDSLLTQTKQYRSWEKELKTYLYQERPLNLWFSADPKLYSDPEENEAAFRARLKQLMREERDLQLEKLRAKYSSKFDTIKNRIRTAEERVAREEAQYSDKKLSTFLSIGTTIFGAIMGRKVASATNVRKASTAARSVGRAAKEHGDIGRAKEALEIQHQKYAELEDEFQQEIDELEEPIRPEDLEIEAYPVRPRKSDLMVNEVAFAWLPWSVDTTGISQPLYRLEEE encoded by the coding sequence ATGACTGATCAAGTTTATGAAAAGCTGGGGGCATTCTACCTGGGACGCGAATATGACCTGCCTCAAGATCGCCTGAAAGAAGATCTGGTTTTATACGACAGTAAAGACCTGACAACGCACGCCGTGTGTGTCGGCATGACTGGCAGTGGTAAAACCGGGTTATGCCTGTCTCTGCTGGAAGAAGCCGCCATTGATGATATTCCTGTGATCGCCATCGACCCTAAGGGTGATCTGGGAAATCTGTTGCTCAATTTTCCGGATTTAAAACCAGCTGATTTCCGACCCTGGATTGAAGAAAGTGAAGCCGTACGTAAAGGGAAGACACCTGACGAATTCGCCAGCGGGACCGCTGATCTCTGGAAGAAGGGATTGGCCGACTGGCAGCAGGATGGCGCTCGTATTGCCCGACTGCGCGATGCTGTCGACATGGCGATTTACACCCCAGGCAGTAATGCCGGTCTTCCCATTTCTGTTCTGAAATCATTCGACGCCCCGAGTGAAGTGATTTTAAACAACAGCGATGCCCTGCGGGATCGCATTATGTCCGCCGTCTCTGGTCTGCTGGCGTTACTGAAAATCAATGCTGACCCGATCAATAGTCGCGAACATATCCTGCTTTCCAATATTCTCAGCAATGCCTGGAAAGCAAAGCGAAATCTGTCCATCGCCAGCCTGATTCAGGAAATTCAAGCACCTCCGTTTGACAAGATCGGGTTTCTCAACCTGGATATGTTTTACCCGGCGAAAGACCGCATGCAGCTCTCTCTGCAACTCAACAATCTGCTGGCTTCTCCGGGATTTGAATCCTGGATGCAGGGGGAAGCATTAAATATTGAGCGATTGTTAATGACGAAACAAGGCAAGCCCCGCATTTCGATTCTGTCGATTGCACACCTGTCTGAATCGGAACGTATGTTTTTCGTCACCGTCCTGCTCAATGAAGTATTGGCCTGGGTCCGCAGTCAGTCAGGGACCTCAAGCCTGCGGGCCATCCTGTATATGGATGAGGTTTACGGATACTTCCCCCCGACAGCAAATCCCCCCTCCAAAACGCCGATGCTCACCTTATTAAAACAGGCACGAGCCTATGGTCTGGGCGTGGTCCTTTCGACACAAAACCCGGTCGACCTGGACTACAAAGGTCTCTCGAATACAGGCACCTGGTTCATTGGACGCCTGCAGACAGAACGTGACAAAGCACGCGTACTCGATGGGCTGGAAAGCGCATCAGGAACGGCCGGCAGCCAGTTCCATCGACAGGAAATGGAAGCCATTCTGTCTGACCTGGGCAGCCGAGTATTCCTGTTACACAACGTTCATGAAGACGCGCCCGTTGTATTTCAGACAAGGTGGGCACTGTCTTACCTGCGAGGACCGCTGACACGAAACCAGATTAAAACGCTAATGGACCCGCGAAAGCAGGCTATCGCCGAATCAACTCCCGCCCCCGCTGAAACAACTCTCGACACGACTGCTGAACCAGACCTCTCACAGCCCCCGTTGATTCCCGTTGAAATTAAACAGCGAATCTTCACCGCTGCGACGATCGCCCCGACCACAAGCCGGCTTGTGTACCGCCCTGGTCTGATTGGTCTCGCGAAACTGCGTTACGCCGATGCCAAATCAAAGGTCGATCTCTGGCAGGATGTCGCCATGCTGCTGACAGTTACAGGATCAGTACCGGAGTCAATCTGGGAAGCTGCCACATTTATCCCGCCCGGGAACCTGGATTATGACGCAGCGCCTGATTCCCAGGCAATCTTTGCAGAAGTTGACAGTTTACTCACACAAACAAAACAATACCGATCCTGGGAAAAGGAACTTAAGACTTACCTGTACCAGGAACGCCCGTTGAATCTCTGGTTTAGCGCAGATCCAAAACTGTATTCCGATCCCGAAGAAAATGAAGCTGCTTTTCGGGCACGTCTCAAACAACTGATGCGAGAAGAACGTGATCTACAACTGGAAAAGCTGCGGGCAAAGTATTCCTCCAAATTCGATACAATCAAAAACAGAATTCGCACAGCGGAAGAGCGGGTGGCGCGGGAAGAAGCACAATATAGTGATAAAAAGCTGAGTACGTTTCTCTCAATCGGCACGACTATTTTCGGTGCGATCATGGGCAGAAAAGTGGCCAGTGCCACCAACGTCAGAAAAGCATCAACGGCAGCACGCAGTGTGGGACGCGCCGCTAAAGAACATGGTGACATTGGACGGGCGAAAGAGGCTCTGGAAATCCAGCATCAAAAATATGCTGAACTGGAAGACGAGTTTCAGCAGGAGATTGATGAACTGGAAGAGCCGATTCGACCGGAGGATCTGGAAATTGAAGCCTATCCTGTTCGACCGCGGAAGTCCGATCTCATGGTGAATGAAGTTGCATTTGCCTGGCTTCCCTGGTCAGTCGACACGACCGGGATCAGTCAGCCACTCTATCGACTGGAAGAAGAGTAG
- the leuS gene encoding leucine--tRNA ligase yields MPRYDAKRIETKWQTYWDQQETFKVGDFIEGKDKLYVLDMFPYPSGEGLHVGHPEGYTATDIVCRHARMQGKQVLHPMGWDAFGLPAEQHAIETGTPPKITTQKNIDTFRRQLKMLGFSYDWSREFSTTDPDYFRWTQWIFLQLFDSWFDTEFEWTGPDGKQRVGRARPISELPIPEKVKTEGEESIRHYQNRHRLAYQHEAPVNWCPKLGTVLANEEIIDGKSERGGHPVERIPLRQWMLRITKYGDRLIDGLEGLDWSESIKSLQKNWIGRSEGAEVDFYVGSGDSDADLEQGFAGWKSSRSETGFPEDTEADVLRVYTTRPDTLFGATYMVLAPEHEFVDRLTTTEQKQAVETYRKQAALKSDLDRTDLAKEKTGVFTGSHAINPVNGEKIPVWIADYVLISYGTGAIMAVPAHDLRDWEFAVEFDLPIIPVVEPPAKYEPAKEEQALEAEIAGEKRTPFSGIGTAIHSGEFDGMQTADFKKEITARLVEQGLGKGAVNYRLRDWLFSRQHFWGEPFPIWHELDEDGKITGLMRPDPEESLPVELPEMKEYKSAGTPEPPLSSAPDEWLYKTDTDGKRLLREVNSMPQWAGSCWYYLRFADPKNSERFIDPENEKNWLPVDLYIGGGEHAVLHLLYARFWHQVLFDRGHVTCSEPFQKLVNQGMILGDIELTGFQQSDGTWVSAKDVAESDDSETKWIEKSSGTPVSMVSLESDQVQKQGENFVLVDHPEISVNSRAYKMSKSRKNVINPDVVVEQYGADALRMYEMFMGPLEATKPWSMSGVDGVGRFLGRVWRLIIDERQEEVTLSEAVTDDAPDEDQLRILHKTIKAVSEDIEKLSFNTAISRMMEFTNAMGPLKTRSKSVLSDFVLLLSPFAPHIAEELWSVLGHTESLAYQPWPEFDEALLQESVVEIPVQVNGKLRSKVSVAADADQATMQQTAEQDETIAQHLEGKTIVKAIVIPGRLINFVVK; encoded by the coding sequence ATGCCTCGTTACGACGCCAAGCGGATTGAAACCAAATGGCAGACCTATTGGGATCAGCAGGAAACCTTCAAAGTCGGTGATTTTATTGAAGGGAAAGACAAGCTGTACGTTCTCGATATGTTTCCTTATCCGTCAGGCGAAGGGTTGCATGTCGGGCATCCCGAAGGGTATACGGCAACTGACATCGTCTGTCGCCACGCCCGTATGCAGGGGAAACAGGTATTACATCCGATGGGCTGGGACGCGTTCGGCTTGCCTGCCGAGCAGCATGCCATCGAAACGGGGACCCCTCCCAAAATTACAACTCAGAAAAATATTGATACCTTTCGTCGTCAGTTGAAGATGTTAGGTTTCAGTTATGACTGGAGTCGTGAATTTTCCACGACGGATCCGGATTACTTTCGCTGGACGCAATGGATCTTTTTGCAGTTATTCGATTCGTGGTTTGATACAGAATTTGAATGGACGGGACCAGATGGAAAACAGCGTGTTGGTCGCGCCCGCCCCATCAGCGAATTGCCGATTCCCGAAAAAGTGAAAACTGAAGGCGAAGAATCAATCCGTCATTATCAGAACCGACATCGTTTGGCATATCAGCACGAAGCGCCCGTCAACTGGTGTCCGAAACTGGGAACTGTTTTAGCCAACGAGGAGATCATTGATGGGAAAAGTGAGCGGGGCGGACATCCCGTGGAGCGGATTCCATTGCGGCAGTGGATGCTGCGGATTACGAAGTACGGCGATCGGTTAATTGATGGACTTGAGGGACTGGACTGGTCCGAGTCGATCAAGTCGTTACAGAAAAACTGGATCGGTCGCAGTGAAGGCGCAGAAGTTGATTTCTATGTGGGTTCAGGAGATTCAGACGCCGACCTGGAGCAGGGATTCGCAGGCTGGAAATCATCGCGCAGCGAAACCGGATTCCCGGAAGACACGGAAGCGGATGTCTTACGCGTCTATACCACCCGTCCCGATACGTTGTTCGGTGCGACCTATATGGTACTCGCTCCTGAGCACGAATTCGTGGATCGCCTGACAACAACTGAGCAGAAGCAAGCCGTTGAAACATATCGCAAACAGGCCGCACTCAAGAGCGATCTGGACCGAACCGATCTGGCTAAAGAAAAAACAGGGGTGTTTACAGGCAGTCATGCGATCAACCCGGTCAACGGCGAGAAAATTCCGGTCTGGATTGCCGACTATGTTTTGATCAGTTATGGAACGGGTGCCATCATGGCGGTTCCCGCTCACGATTTACGCGACTGGGAATTTGCCGTTGAGTTTGATTTACCCATCATTCCTGTCGTAGAGCCACCTGCAAAATACGAACCTGCGAAAGAGGAGCAGGCTTTGGAGGCGGAAATCGCTGGCGAAAAGCGAACTCCCTTCTCCGGAATAGGAACGGCCATTCATTCGGGCGAATTTGATGGTATGCAGACCGCAGATTTCAAAAAAGAGATCACAGCTCGTCTGGTCGAGCAGGGCCTTGGTAAAGGCGCCGTCAATTATCGACTCCGCGACTGGTTATTCAGCCGTCAGCATTTTTGGGGCGAACCGTTTCCCATCTGGCATGAGTTGGATGAGGACGGCAAGATAACAGGTCTGATGCGACCGGACCCGGAAGAAAGTTTGCCGGTGGAACTTCCCGAAATGAAAGAGTACAAGTCTGCGGGGACTCCCGAACCGCCGTTGTCTTCTGCGCCTGACGAATGGTTGTATAAAACAGATACGGACGGCAAGCGGTTGTTGCGTGAAGTGAACAGCATGCCTCAATGGGCGGGCTCCTGCTGGTATTACCTGCGGTTTGCTGACCCCAAAAACAGTGAGCGATTTATCGATCCGGAAAACGAGAAGAACTGGTTGCCCGTCGATCTGTATATTGGTGGCGGCGAACATGCGGTTCTGCATCTGCTTTACGCCCGTTTCTGGCATCAGGTGTTGTTTGACCGCGGGCATGTTACTTGCTCGGAACCGTTCCAGAAACTGGTGAATCAAGGCATGATTTTAGGTGACATCGAACTGACCGGCTTTCAGCAGTCAGACGGCACCTGGGTATCGGCGAAGGATGTTGCCGAATCTGATGATTCAGAAACCAAATGGATCGAAAAATCATCCGGGACACCGGTTAGTATGGTCAGCCTGGAATCGGACCAGGTGCAGAAGCAGGGTGAGAATTTCGTACTGGTTGATCATCCTGAAATCTCTGTCAACAGTCGCGCCTATAAGATGTCGAAATCACGGAAAAATGTCATCAATCCTGATGTCGTTGTGGAACAGTATGGCGCTGATGCCCTGCGGATGTACGAGATGTTTATGGGGCCGTTGGAAGCGACCAAGCCCTGGAGCATGAGTGGTGTGGATGGCGTTGGTCGATTTCTGGGACGCGTCTGGCGCTTGATCATTGATGAGCGACAGGAAGAGGTTACCTTAAGCGAGGCCGTCACCGATGACGCACCCGATGAAGATCAGTTGCGCATTTTGCATAAGACCATCAAAGCCGTATCGGAGGATATCGAAAAGTTATCATTCAATACGGCCATCAGTCGTATGATGGAATTTACGAATGCAATGGGGCCGCTGAAAACCAGATCCAAGTCGGTTCTGTCTGATTTCGTATTACTGCTTTCACCGTTTGCACCTCATATTGCAGAAGAACTCTGGAGTGTACTGGGGCACACAGAATCTCTGGCCTATCAGCCATGGCCCGAATTTGATGAAGCGTTGCTGCAGGAATCGGTCGTAGAAATTCCGGTGCAGGTGAATGGGAAACTGCGGTCGAAAGTTTCTGTCGCAGCGGATGCCGACCAGGCGACCATGCAGCAGACTGCGGAACAAGATGAGACGATCGCCCAGCACCTGGAAGGTAAAACCATCGTGAAGGCGATTGTGATTCCCGGGCGACTGATCAACTTTGTGGTCAAATAA
- a CDS encoding sugar phosphate isomerase/epimerase family protein, with the protein MVVSSDSPFNGETSRRDFLKSSSAWGFAALTAGSLISDTTFAAGVQKKEVPEHLKLSLAAYSFNRYMQQSWPKTRERKTPATMTIQDFVRYCGEQKLDGCELTSYYFPNPVNEDYLKETRDLAGSLGLAVSGTAIGNDFCLPKGTARDAQLEMTRKWIDYSAILGAPVIRIFAGKVPKGGNEAEAIRICQAGINESLKYAEKKGVSLALENHGGITSTPGQMMRIIDGIDKAPNFGINFDSGNFRTEHPYEDLEKIAPLAINAQIKVEMGARGNQVPADIPRIIKILKDAHYKNFVVLEYEAKEEPKEAIPGYLKQLRKLI; encoded by the coding sequence ATGGTAGTCAGTTCCGATTCCCCCTTTAACGGCGAAACCAGCAGACGTGATTTCCTGAAGTCATCTTCAGCCTGGGGGTTTGCTGCCTTGACAGCAGGTTCTCTGATTTCAGACACCACTTTCGCAGCAGGTGTTCAGAAAAAAGAGGTTCCTGAGCATCTAAAACTGAGTCTGGCCGCCTATTCTTTCAACCGTTACATGCAACAGAGCTGGCCAAAAACCCGTGAGAGAAAAACACCGGCCACCATGACCATTCAGGACTTCGTCCGCTATTGTGGCGAACAGAAACTGGATGGCTGCGAACTGACCAGCTACTATTTCCCTAATCCAGTCAATGAAGATTACCTGAAAGAAACACGCGACCTGGCAGGCTCACTGGGACTAGCTGTATCAGGCACAGCCATCGGTAACGATTTCTGCCTGCCCAAAGGAACCGCCCGAGATGCACAGCTGGAAATGACCCGTAAATGGATTGATTATTCTGCGATCCTGGGTGCTCCCGTAATTCGCATTTTCGCCGGTAAGGTTCCCAAAGGGGGAAATGAAGCCGAAGCGATTCGCATCTGCCAGGCAGGTATTAATGAATCGCTGAAGTATGCTGAGAAAAAAGGCGTCAGTCTCGCATTGGAAAATCATGGGGGAATCACTTCGACACCCGGGCAGATGATGCGAATCATAGATGGCATCGATAAAGCCCCCAATTTCGGAATCAATTTCGACAGCGGTAACTTCCGTACAGAACATCCCTATGAAGATCTGGAAAAAATCGCGCCACTGGCCATCAATGCCCAGATCAAAGTGGAAATGGGGGCCCGTGGAAATCAGGTTCCCGCCGACATCCCCCGAATTATAAAAATTCTGAAAGACGCTCACTATAAAAACTTCGTTGTTTTGGAATACGAAGCCAAAGAAGAACCGAAGGAAGCGATTCCCGGGTATTTAAAACAACTGCGAAAATTGATCTGA
- a CDS encoding DUF5658 family protein yields MDETETDPQEKDKKRAFWNHQLPLERETCIFILVNALDVFMTYLLLVTGNFRESNQLANYFIAGWGIKGMVYFKFTLVAVVTVIAQIVARKKMSTGRNLLNFGSLIVAGVVIYSFALFIRSGYLFN; encoded by the coding sequence ATGGATGAAACCGAAACGGATCCTCAGGAGAAAGATAAAAAACGCGCATTCTGGAATCATCAATTACCCCTGGAACGAGAGACCTGTATCTTTATTCTGGTCAATGCGCTGGATGTCTTCATGACTTACCTGCTGCTGGTAACCGGCAATTTCCGGGAATCTAACCAGTTGGCGAATTATTTTATCGCGGGCTGGGGCATCAAGGGCATGGTTTACTTTAAGTTTACCCTGGTTGCAGTAGTAACAGTGATTGCCCAGATCGTAGCACGGAAAAAAATGTCGACGGGTCGCAATCTGCTGAATTTCGGTTCGCTGATTGTCGCCGGAGTGGTTATTTACAGTTTTGCCCTTTTTATACGTTCGGGCTATCTGTTTAATTAG
- a CDS encoding RsmE family RNA methyltransferase: MPHRFFYDGLFDADTLLLEGSEAHHLLHVLRMRTGDTVLVFNGRGAEAEGVISKTSRKTVEIQVTLRHAAPTSSQVPLILATAVPKGDRFRWLVEKAAELGVTKLVPLLTERSSVDPGDNRLKKLQQTIVSAAKQSGQIQLMELAEVQKWDTFLSEINQTECRLLIADPAGCGIDLFKLSEKPESPVVILIGPEGGFTPDELQSAQEKGAKSVRLSEGILRIETAAILFAGLIRLTEPSAEA; encoded by the coding sequence ATGCCACATCGTTTTTTTTATGACGGGTTGTTTGATGCGGATACGCTTCTGCTGGAAGGTAGCGAAGCACATCATCTGCTGCATGTCCTTCGGATGCGAACTGGTGATACCGTTTTGGTGTTTAATGGAAGGGGAGCGGAAGCAGAAGGGGTTATCAGCAAAACCTCCCGGAAAACAGTCGAAATACAGGTGACTTTAAGACATGCTGCTCCGACCAGTTCGCAGGTTCCCTTAATTCTGGCGACTGCCGTTCCCAAGGGAGACCGCTTTCGCTGGCTTGTTGAGAAAGCAGCGGAGCTCGGCGTGACAAAACTGGTTCCCCTCCTGACCGAACGCAGTAGTGTGGATCCCGGTGATAATCGATTGAAAAAACTACAACAGACAATCGTTTCTGCCGCCAAACAATCCGGGCAGATTCAACTTATGGAACTGGCTGAGGTACAGAAATGGGATACATTCCTGTCAGAGATCAACCAGACCGAGTGCCGCCTGTTGATTGCTGATCCGGCGGGCTGTGGAATCGATCTGTTTAAACTGAGTGAAAAGCCAGAGTCACCGGTGGTCATCCTGATTGGTCCGGAGGGAGGCTTTACGCCAGACGAACTCCAGTCTGCGCAGGAAAAGGGAGCAAAATCTGTCAGGCTGAGTGAAGGGATCTTGCGCATCGAGACGGCGGCTATTTTGTTCGCCGGTCTGATTCGTTTGACGGAACCCAGTGCCGAAGCATGA
- a CDS encoding ExeA family protein, with protein sequence MYCDFWNLTQAPFNQRLDLEYFFESEIHEEALARLLFIADEQKKCGVLSGPAGTGKTLTLKVFQQLLKRTPHQCELIDLIGLREEELLWQVCASLRLGPALDTKLPQLWRQLSDYLIGLQLIQGRQILLLDHVDQACAECIPAIERLLHIGNQQFPALSLVLTLNNLKTTHLDSISRLSDLSIELDRFEQETTERYITSRLSWSGCQTDLFSSAAYKEIQAASQGIPENINQICDLALLAGFEQSLPTIDADVIKRACHEIKGAPVSRNRISEVIERV encoded by the coding sequence ATGTATTGCGATTTCTGGAATTTGACACAGGCTCCCTTTAATCAACGGCTGGATCTGGAATACTTCTTCGAAAGTGAAATCCACGAAGAGGCGTTGGCACGCTTATTGTTTATTGCAGATGAACAGAAAAAATGCGGTGTCCTCAGTGGACCAGCGGGAACAGGAAAGACACTCACTCTGAAAGTCTTCCAGCAACTGTTAAAAAGAACCCCGCATCAATGCGAATTGATCGATCTGATCGGCCTGCGAGAAGAGGAACTGCTCTGGCAGGTATGTGCCAGCTTACGTCTGGGACCGGCTCTCGATACAAAATTACCACAACTCTGGCGCCAACTGTCTGATTACCTGATTGGCTTACAGCTGATTCAAGGACGCCAGATACTGCTGTTAGATCATGTTGATCAGGCCTGTGCCGAATGTATTCCTGCGATTGAGCGGCTGCTGCATATCGGTAACCAGCAATTCCCTGCTTTATCATTGGTCCTGACTCTGAATAACCTGAAAACAACTCACTTAGATAGTATCTCCCGTCTTTCCGATCTGTCTATCGAACTGGATCGCTTCGAGCAGGAAACAACGGAGAGATATATTACGTCACGCTTAAGCTGGTCGGGTTGCCAGACTGATCTCTTTTCTTCCGCAGCATACAAAGAGATACAAGCGGCCAGTCAGGGGATTCCCGAAAATATTAACCAGATTTGTGATCTGGCATTACTGGCAGGTTTTGAACAGAGCCTGCCAACAATCGATGCAGATGTCATCAAACGTGCCTGCCACGAAATAAAAGGGGCTCCCGTTTCCAGAAACCGCATTTCCGAAGTCATCGAGCGTGTATAA
- a CDS encoding HAD family hydrolase — protein MLTHMHVCLFDIDGTLIDSGGAGQRSILHMLEEEFQVTAPVEGIPTAGRTDHSIMVDLFEYFNIANTSENRQRFEQGYLTLLADKLQEHNGRVLPGIREILESLSRRVNVDLGLLTGNFEQGAKQKLAHYELNHYFDFGAYGDHHADRDDVAHEALKQIRERHAAELLEQTSVWVLGDTPNDISCARAIGANVIAVATGVYSLEELRKCEPDYLFEHFEDVQPVLSLFDPPESLT, from the coding sequence ATGTTGACTCATATGCATGTCTGTCTGTTTGATATTGATGGCACCCTGATCGATTCTGGAGGTGCAGGCCAGCGATCTATCCTGCATATGCTGGAGGAGGAATTTCAGGTTACGGCGCCTGTGGAAGGCATTCCCACTGCAGGCCGTACCGATCATTCGATCATGGTTGACCTGTTTGAATACTTCAATATTGCCAACACCAGTGAAAACCGACAGCGCTTTGAACAGGGTTACCTCACGTTACTTGCCGACAAGTTGCAAGAGCATAATGGTCGAGTCTTGCCAGGTATCAGAGAGATCCTGGAATCCCTTTCCCGGCGGGTGAATGTCGATCTTGGACTGCTGACTGGAAATTTCGAACAGGGCGCGAAACAAAAACTGGCACACTACGAGTTGAATCATTATTTCGACTTTGGCGCCTATGGAGATCATCATGCAGATCGGGACGATGTCGCACATGAAGCACTAAAACAAATCCGGGAACGGCATGCAGCTGAGTTACTGGAACAAACTTCCGTCTGGGTTTTGGGTGACACGCCCAATGATATCAGCTGTGCTCGTGCAATCGGTGCCAACGTGATTGCCGTTGCCACAGGTGTTTACTCTCTGGAAGAACTGCGAAAATGTGAACCAGATTATCTGTTTGAGCATTTTGAAGATGTACAGCCTGTTTTGAGTCTCTTTGACCCACCTGAATCTCTGACCTGA
- a CDS encoding SOS response-associated peptidase encodes MCARFFLFSPDEEIMRLFQLVTFPRISPRYNIAPSQPVMAIIQDQQEYQVRHFQWGLIPGWFKDPAPGQAMINARSETASSKPAFKNAFRSRRCLIPANGFYEWKSTGNRSRQAMCVRLREEPLFAMAGLWEQWQSPDGTELDTCAVLTTAANPLLEPIHPRMPVILQPDQYARWLSSETTPAPQLQKILQTYPAEEMQVYPVSSQVNKVSHDSSDCLTPIQEQKTLF; translated from the coding sequence ATGTGTGCCCGGTTTTTCCTGTTTTCACCCGATGAAGAAATCATGCGGCTGTTTCAGTTGGTGACGTTTCCGCGGATCTCCCCTCGGTATAATATCGCACCGTCCCAGCCTGTGATGGCCATCATTCAAGATCAACAGGAGTACCAGGTCCGGCATTTTCAATGGGGATTAATTCCTGGTTGGTTTAAAGACCCAGCTCCCGGACAGGCGATGATTAATGCTCGCTCTGAAACAGCATCTTCAAAGCCGGCGTTTAAGAATGCGTTTCGCTCTCGACGCTGTCTGATACCCGCCAATGGATTCTATGAATGGAAGAGTACAGGAAACCGCTCCCGACAGGCGATGTGTGTGCGTCTACGCGAGGAACCGCTGTTCGCGATGGCAGGGTTGTGGGAACAATGGCAGAGCCCTGATGGCACTGAACTCGATACGTGCGCTGTCTTAACCACTGCAGCGAATCCATTGCTGGAACCGATTCATCCCCGCATGCCTGTCATCTTACAACCAGATCAGTATGCCCGCTGGTTAAGTTCGGAAACGACGCCCGCTCCACAGCTGCAAAAAATACTGCAGACTTACCCGGCAGAGGAGATGCAGGTTTATCCGGTCAGCTCACAGGTCAATAAAGTGTCTCATGATTCGTCGGATTGTCTCACTCCGATTCAGGAGCAGAAGACGTTATTTTAA